The Microvirga thermotolerans sequence TACGATTCGTGGAATGCCTTCCGCGAGAAGGAGTACACCTGGTTCCGCATCGCGGAGCTGCCGTTCGACTACTTCGTCTACACGCAGCAGGGGCAGCCGCGCTGACGCCGAGGGATCGGATCGGGCCCTCGGGCGTTGTTCCCTTCAGCGGGCGACCTCGCCCGAGCAGGAGACCGTCAATGAAGGACAAGCCTCATAACCGCGAGTCGCAGCACAACAAGAGCGACGTCAAGGATAGGAAGCTGCCCGAGAATTCGAAGGAAAGTCTCGACCGCAAGCTCGACGAGGGCGTGGAGGAGACCTTCCCGGCCAGCGATCCGGTCTCGGTCAAGATCACCAAGTAGGAAGCATCGCCCTGCGGAGCCCCGGACGATCGCTCACCGCGGTCCTCCGGGGCTCCCGCGCGTCTGGCCCCCGCTGGCGACGGCCACGCCGAGGGCGGCGAAGGCCATGCCGACGACCTGCACGGGATTCAGCGTCTCACCGAACAGGGCGTAGGCCATCAGGGCGGCGACCGGCGGCACCAGATAGAGGAGCGCCGCGACCCCGACCACCGCTCCGCGGCGGATGAGGTAGAGCAGCAGGCCGATGGCGCCGATGGACAGGCCGAGGACGGCCCAGGCCAGCCCCGCGAGAAGCGGCAGGGCGGGCTCCATCCGCCCCTCTTCCGTCAGCAGCACCATCGGCACCGTCACGAGGGCGGCGCCCATGTACTGGATGGCGGCGTTCACGCGCAGGTCCGCTTCGCCGGCCGTGCGCTTCTGCCAGATCGTGCCGCAGGTGATCGAGGCCATGGCGAAGATCCCGGCGGCGAGGGCGGCGGGCGGCATCTGCGCATCCCCCAGCTTCGGCAGGATCACCAGCGCGGCGCCCAGGAAGCCGACGGCGATCCCGGCCCAGCGCCGCGGCGACACCCGCTCGCCCAGGAGGGGCCGCGACAGGATCGCCGTCGCCAGGGGCTGAAGGCCGGCGATGAGGGCCATGATGCCCGCAGGCAGCCCTTTCTTCACCGACCAGAACACCCCGCCGAGGTAGAAGCCGTGCAGCAGGATGCCTGCGACCAGACCGTTCCGCCATTCCCGCCCGGTGCGGGGCCAGGGAGCCCGCGCCACGGCGACGACGATGCCGAGCACCAGGAGGGCGAGCAGATAGCGCGCCAGCAGGAAGGTGAGAGGCTCGGCATAGGGCGCGACGAGACGCGCGACGATGAAGCCCGTCGCCCAGATCACGACGAAGAGGGGCGGCGCGAGGCGCGCCAGGAGCGGTTCGGAAGGCTGGGCGTCGGAGGACATGGGATGGACACGGAGGAGTTGGACCGGAGGTGCTCGGGATCCAGGGCCTTCCCTGCGGACGCACCGGCCGAAGCAGGCGGGCATCCTAGAGCGGTTTGCGCTTCGATGGAATCGCACTCCGCTCCCAAGTCCTTGGCTGCCGCATTGCCGGACGGACCCGGAGGGCCGCGTCGGCGACCCGGAGGGCCGCGTCAGCGAAAACCGGTTTCCACTTCTCCCGAAAACGCTCTAGGGACAGGCCGCGGCGAGGCCAACAGGCGTCGAGGGCGGACAGGAGCGGAAGGCAACCGGCGCGCGGGGACGGGAAAGAAAGATGGGCCTATCGATTCGCGCCCGAAGCATCCTAAGTTTGCATTCTCGTGTCCCATCCTCCGGGGAAGTGCGTTGAGCCGCCTGCGCCTCTACTTCGAAATCGTCGCGATCGCCGCCAACCGCTTCCTGCTCCACGACGCCTGGGCGATCGCGAGCCACATCGCCCTGTCCGTGCTCACCTCCATGTTCCCGTTCCTGATCCTGCTCACGGCCCTCGCGGGCCTGTTCGGGACGGGGACCCTCGCCGACGAGGCCGCGAACCTCATCCTGGAAGCCTGGCCGCGGGAGGTGGCGGAGCCCATCGCGGGGGAGATCCACCGCATCCTCACCGGCCGGCGCAGCGACGTGCTCACCCTGGGCCTGGTGCTGGCGCTCTACTTCGCGTCGAGCGGGGTGGAGAGCCTGCGCGTCGGCCTCAACCGCGCCTACGGCCTGCGCGAGACCCGGGCCTGGTGGCTGACGCGCCTCGAATCGCTCGCCTTCGTCATGGGCGGCGCCCTGGTGATGCTGGCGCTCGCCCTTCTCGTCGTGCTCGGCCCCTTCGTCTGGCGCGGCGTGCTCTACTGGGTTCCGGCCCTGGAGCCGCTGGACAGGCTGATCGGCTTCGTGCGCATCGGGACCGCGACGCTGATCATCGTGGTCGGGCTCGTGGTCGCGCACAAGTTCATCCCCGCGGGACGGCGCAGCCTCCTGGCGGTTCTGCCCGGCGTCTGCGTCACGCTCCTGCTCTGGCTTCTCGGCGGCCTCGGCTTCGGATGGTATCTCGAATACTACCCCGGCGCCTATGCCTCGACCTATGGCGGCCTCTCGACGGCCATGGTGGCGCTGATCTTCCTCTATACGCTCGGCGCGATCTTCCTCTTCGGAGGCGAGCTCAACGGCACCATCATCGCCGCGAAGCGCGGACGCCTCGACGACATGCACGGCTACGACCGGGTGGAGGACGTGGTGAAGCTGCCCTGAGGCGGACTTGGCGCCCCTCTTGGCGGCCCCTTGGCGGCCCCCGAAGAGAAACGGCCGGGTCTCCCCGGCCGCTCAACATGGGACGCGCGTCTCTGACCTCAGCCGGCGATGCGGTACTTGACGAAGCCCTCGGGGGCCTCGCCGACCTTTTCCACCTTGATGCCGGCGGGCTGGTAGGCCGCCGCGTTGGGACCGGTGGTGAAGGTGACCGTGACGCTGCCCGGCGGCGTCAGGAGCGACCAGGAACCGTCGGCCTTCGGCGCCACCTCCTTGCGCTCGACGATGTAGCGCATGATCGCGTCGCGGGTGAGGTCCGGCGCCTCGAGCACGATGGTGGTGCCGTCGTTGCCGGGGAAGTTGCCGCCGCCGCCCGCGCGGTAGTTGTTCGTAGCCACGATGAACACCTGGTCGTCCGCCACCGGCTTGCCGTCGTACGTCAGGTCCTTGATGCGGCGCGCATCGGAATTCACGAGCTTGCCGTTGTTGTCGTAGCGCGACGGCTGCGTCGGATCGATCCTGTACCGCACGCCGGCGATGACGTCGAAGTTGTAGGCGGGGAAGGTGGGATTGATGAGGTCCTGCTCGCCGCCCTTGGCCGGATCGATGGTGTTGTAGATGCCGGCCGAGCGCTCGAGCCATTCGCGCACCTGGGCGCCGGTGACCTTCACGGCGCGGATGGTGTTCGGATAGATGTAGATGTCCGCCATGTCCTTGATGGCGAGCGGCCCCGGCTTGATCTCGGTGTAGTAGTTCGGGCCGCCGCGGCCGCCGGCCTTGAACGGCGCGGCGGCGGAGAGGAGCGGCAGGTCCTTGTAGGGCGTGGTCTTGAGGAGATCCGCCACGTACCAGGCCTGCGCCTCGGCCACGAGCTTGACGGAGGCGTCGTCCGACACCAGCGAGAAGTAGGAGTGGATCGGCACGCTCGTCGTGCCGACGGGCTCCCGCACGTATTTCAGCGTCGCCTCGTGGTCGGTCTTGATAGCGGCGGCCACCGCGGCGTCGGTCTCGGTCTTCGCCACCACCTTGCGGTCGACGCGGTCGTAGATCGGGCGAA is a genomic window containing:
- a CDS encoding DMT family transporter, whose protein sequence is MSSDAQPSEPLLARLAPPLFVVIWATGFIVARLVAPYAEPLTFLLARYLLALLVLGIVVAVARAPWPRTGREWRNGLVAGILLHGFYLGGVFWSVKKGLPAGIMALIAGLQPLATAILSRPLLGERVSPRRWAGIAVGFLGAALVILPKLGDAQMPPAALAAGIFAMASITCGTIWQKRTAGEADLRVNAAIQYMGAALVTVPMVLLTEEGRMEPALPLLAGLAWAVLGLSIGAIGLLLYLIRRGAVVGVAALLYLVPPVAALMAYALFGETLNPVQVVGMAFAALGVAVASGGQTRGSPGGPR
- a CDS encoding YihY/virulence factor BrkB family protein, which translates into the protein MSRLRLYFEIVAIAANRFLLHDAWAIASHIALSVLTSMFPFLILLTALAGLFGTGTLADEAANLILEAWPREVAEPIAGEIHRILTGRRSDVLTLGLVLALYFASSGVESLRVGLNRAYGLRETRAWWLTRLESLAFVMGGALVMLALALLVVLGPFVWRGVLYWVPALEPLDRLIGFVRIGTATLIIVVGLVVAHKFIPAGRRSLLAVLPGVCVTLLLWLLGGLGFGWYLEYYPGAYASTYGGLSTAMVALIFLYTLGAIFLFGGELNGTIIAAKRGRLDDMHGYDRVEDVVKLP